In Candidatus Tanganyikabacteria bacterium, the following proteins share a genomic window:
- a CDS encoding DUF4145 domain-containing protein has product MDEHSGLASAEYGFDLPDKLRTVVDSYQLAREAYWRSRLKGEDWTPSRQLLKDADAIAKLIHDRARSLQNVGTATDVNQVHSLYIAACERLNREYSDLDEQLREAGLSRAQRDELLSSLTRPNSSGPRQDHPFQVVRESLWIAEAWDAVESIVERAERCIQLERLVRDTLGTRRAPGPCLRYLSLVSRCFVNGLDTECVAMCRAALETALKDAVTDEHRARAQRHRDDPTLSDLICAAFHPSNQLLNGQHALQKAAEQVKLRGNKAVHGYPGIANDVLETIEMLLTLVDALAGLSDSQG; this is encoded by the coding sequence ATGGATGAACACAGTGGTCTTGCCTCTGCGGAGTACGGTTTTGACCTTCCCGACAAGCTGAGGACGGTTGTCGATTCGTACCAGCTGGCTCGTGAGGCGTACTGGCGTTCCCGTCTGAAGGGCGAAGACTGGACACCGAGCAGACAGCTGCTGAAGGACGCCGACGCAATCGCAAAGTTGATTCACGATCGGGCTCGATCGCTTCAGAACGTTGGTACTGCGACGGACGTGAACCAAGTCCACTCGCTCTACATCGCAGCTTGCGAGCGACTAAACCGGGAGTATTCGGACCTCGATGAGCAGCTACGCGAGGCGGGCTTGTCGCGTGCTCAACGAGACGAGCTGCTCTCCTCCCTGACTCGTCCGAACTCATCCGGCCCACGACAAGACCACCCATTTCAGGTCGTGCGCGAGTCGCTGTGGATCGCCGAGGCTTGGGATGCCGTGGAGTCGATAGTGGAGCGAGCGGAGCGTTGCATTCAATTGGAGCGATTGGTCCGCGACACGCTGGGCACGCGACGTGCTCCGGGGCCTTGCCTGCGGTATCTGTCGTTGGTCAGCCGGTGCTTCGTAAACGGCCTTGACACCGAGTGCGTTGCGATGTGCCGCGCTGCTCTGGAGACAGCTCTCAAGGACGCTGTGACTGATGAGCACCGTGCACGCGCGCAACGTCATCGCGACGACCCGACGCTCAGCGACCTCATCTGCGCGGCATTCCATCCGTCAAACCAGCTTCTCAATGGCCAACACGCTTTGCAGAAAGCAGCCGAGCAGGTCAAACTGAGGGGAAACAAAGCCGTTCACGGCTATCCGGGCATCGCGAATGATGTGCTCGAGACGATCGAGATGCTGCTCACGTTGGTCGACGCGTTGGCCGGACTGAGCGATTCGCAGGGCTAA